A genomic region of Christiangramia sp. OXR-203 contains the following coding sequences:
- a CDS encoding TonB-dependent receptor domain-containing protein, whose amino-acid sequence MKQLILCLFLSFLSIASAKTDPNGNVSGTIMDAELQEAIPYATIIINNAEGELVTGITSAEDGSFIVENLKAGTYELKVQFIGYKTFRRDIVIEQRRTNIEIGVLYLEPDVAMLDETLVVAERTTIEQRVDRKVINIGKDLMTTGASASEIMVNIPSVNVDQDGNISLRGNSNVRILVDGKPTNMDPAQLLKQIPSTSIKSIELITNPSAKYNPEGMSGIINIVLHKNATNGFNGNLNTGLTYGENLRFNGSLDMNYRNGKFNFFGNLGSNFGDRENGGTIFLPESQSLQEFEVENRNNSYLYKIGVDFYLDDNNTFSIYTNQNLYDGGPIGALSFTDFNGASRNFRQFLDVNYDNSNASYNFLYDHNFEKDGHEIQFEADFNNYNGDEVADINFAQNDLQLIPYIDRVFEDRRNFISNIDYTNPLNDVSRLELGAEARLLETENDYNTTNPQFTNADYIYDRDILSLYSTFGQNFEKWSYQVGARLESYQVTADFQGERVYEDDYLTVYPTGFLNFTPDEKNTYNLSYSRRVDRPGFSQINPIREVSSPRLIVAGNPELDPQFTNSFEFNYTRKIERKGSLSAGVFFRRTVDEINQIFTELDNEPGSLFLTFQNSGDADMYGLEFSSNYKFTKWWSTNSGFELYEQTFSGLVGTEFAEIDNTAFTFRTSHNFKATETLSFSAFGFYRSKMKSLQYDIDHMYFMNLGARYNFLDDNRATVSLNFNDVFDTQEFNILAGRPFDQVGRFKGETQTVYLGVSYRFGGGKNRSLQRKDRDKDNDGGGMF is encoded by the coding sequence ATGAAACAGTTAATTCTATGCTTATTTTTAAGCTTTTTATCAATTGCAAGTGCTAAAACCGATCCCAATGGAAATGTCTCAGGAACTATCATGGATGCCGAACTCCAGGAAGCGATCCCTTATGCCACGATTATCATTAATAATGCTGAAGGTGAACTTGTCACCGGTATTACTTCAGCTGAAGACGGCAGCTTTATCGTAGAAAATCTTAAGGCCGGAACCTATGAATTAAAGGTGCAATTCATAGGCTACAAGACTTTCCGTAGAGACATTGTGATCGAACAGCGAAGAACCAATATCGAAATCGGGGTTCTTTACCTGGAACCCGATGTGGCCATGCTCGATGAAACTCTAGTAGTTGCTGAAAGGACTACCATCGAACAGCGAGTGGATCGCAAAGTCATTAATATCGGGAAAGATCTTATGACAACTGGTGCCAGTGCTTCAGAAATTATGGTAAATATACCATCTGTGAATGTAGACCAGGATGGAAATATTTCTCTTCGCGGGAATTCCAACGTGCGAATTCTGGTGGACGGCAAGCCTACTAACATGGATCCTGCACAACTACTAAAGCAAATTCCCTCCACCTCCATTAAAAGTATAGAGCTTATCACAAATCCTTCAGCAAAATACAATCCCGAAGGCATGAGTGGAATAATTAATATTGTACTGCATAAAAATGCAACTAATGGCTTTAACGGCAATTTAAATACCGGTCTTACCTACGGTGAAAACCTAAGATTTAATGGGTCACTCGACATGAATTATCGTAATGGCAAATTCAATTTCTTCGGAAACTTGGGAAGCAATTTTGGAGATCGCGAAAACGGCGGAACTATATTTCTTCCCGAATCTCAAAGTCTACAGGAGTTTGAAGTTGAAAACCGAAATAATTCTTATTTGTACAAAATCGGCGTTGACTTCTATCTCGATGACAATAATACCTTCAGTATTTATACCAATCAGAACCTTTATGACGGCGGACCAATTGGCGCTTTGAGTTTTACAGATTTTAATGGGGCGTCAAGAAACTTTCGCCAGTTTCTGGACGTAAATTACGATAACAGCAATGCCAGCTATAATTTTCTATATGATCACAATTTTGAAAAAGATGGTCATGAGATTCAGTTTGAAGCAGATTTCAATAATTATAACGGAGATGAAGTTGCAGATATTAATTTCGCCCAGAATGATCTTCAATTAATTCCATATATCGATCGGGTATTTGAAGACCGAAGAAATTTTATTTCCAATATTGACTATACCAATCCTTTAAATGATGTTTCCCGCCTGGAACTTGGTGCAGAAGCCAGGTTACTAGAAACTGAAAATGATTATAACACTACCAATCCGCAGTTTACAAATGCCGATTATATCTATGATCGTGATATCCTGAGTTTATATTCCACTTTTGGCCAGAACTTTGAAAAATGGAGTTACCAGGTTGGTGCCAGACTGGAGAGCTACCAGGTGACAGCAGATTTTCAGGGTGAACGTGTCTATGAAGATGACTATCTCACGGTCTACCCTACAGGCTTCTTAAACTTTACTCCAGATGAAAAGAACACCTACAATTTAAGTTATAGTAGGAGAGTCGACAGACCAGGTTTCAGCCAGATCAATCCAATTAGGGAAGTATCGTCTCCAAGACTTATTGTTGCCGGGAATCCTGAGCTGGATCCACAATTTACCAATTCATTCGAGTTTAATTATACACGTAAAATTGAACGCAAGGGAAGCCTTAGCGCAGGTGTTTTCTTCCGAAGAACGGTAGATGAAATTAATCAGATTTTCACGGAGCTTGATAATGAACCTGGCTCTCTGTTTCTAACTTTTCAGAATTCTGGAGATGCAGATATGTATGGTTTAGAATTCTCGAGTAACTACAAATTTACAAAATGGTGGAGTACCAACTCCGGTTTTGAGCTTTATGAACAAACCTTTAGCGGACTGGTAGGAACTGAATTTGCTGAAATAGACAATACCGCCTTCACTTTTAGAACCAGCCATAATTTCAAAGCCACAGAGACTCTTTCCTTCTCTGCTTTTGGTTTCTACCGAAGCAAAATGAAATCACTTCAATACGACATCGACCATATGTATTTTATGAATCTTGGAGCCCGTTACAACTTCCTCGATGATAACCGTGCTACTGTAAGTCTCAATTTCAATGATGTTTTTGACACTCAGGAATTCAATATCCTGGCCGGCAGACCTTTTGATCAGGTTGGACGATTTAAAGGAGAAACTCAAACCGTATACCTGGGAGTCTCTTATAGATTTGGCGGTGGAAAGAACCGTAGCCTACAGCGTAAGGATCGAGATAAGGATAATGACGGTGGCGGGATGTTTTAA
- a CDS encoding CoA-binding protein, with translation MKKKTLVLGASLKPNRYSHLAINRLVKFKQPTVAIGLREGTVDGVKIHTEMEDFEDIDTVTLYLNAKRQEQYYDYIISLNPKRVIFNPGTENPELYTLLRKNNIYFENACTLVLLSSQQY, from the coding sequence ATGAAGAAGAAAACACTGGTTCTGGGTGCTTCCTTAAAACCCAATAGATATTCCCATCTCGCCATTAACAGACTTGTGAAATTTAAACAACCTACTGTGGCAATTGGTCTTAGAGAAGGAACGGTAGATGGTGTAAAGATCCATACAGAAATGGAAGATTTTGAAGACATCGATACCGTTACCCTATATCTTAATGCGAAAAGACAGGAACAGTATTACGATTATATCATATCACTGAATCCAAAAAGAGTGATTTTCAACCCTGGAACTGAAAACCCGGAGCTATACACATTGCTTCGGAAGAATAATATCTACTTCGAAAATGCCTGTACGCTGGTACTACTTTCTTCTCAGCAATATTAA
- a CDS encoding sodium:solute symporter, which yields MQPYQVLILIAAYFAVLILISYFTGRGGSNAEFFKANKQAPWYLVAFGMIGASLSGITFISIPGTVETDSFSYFQVVLGYTVGYAVIGQALLPLYYKLNLTSIYTYLDTRFGNASYKTGASFFLLSRVVGASFRLFLVANVLQLIVFDALGVPYYITVSITILLIWLYTFKSGIKTIVWTDTLQTFFMLLALGITIYFISEDLGFSVANLMNYLAESEHSQIFFFDDWKSKDHFVKQFLSGAFIAIVMTGLDQDMMQKNLTCRSLKDAQKNMFWFTIVLVFVNFLFLALGVLLTDYADLNGITETKDELFPAIAASGNLGFAVAVFFILGLIAAAYSSADSALTSLTTSFSIDILDIEKKYDEKKQIRIRKQIHIAISILLVLVMLAFKYAIADKSVINKLFQFAGYTYGPLLGLYAFGLFTKWQVKDKLVPPIAILAPVLSYIISVNSLTWFGFEFGFFILILNGFLTFLGLILLRRK from the coding sequence TCCCTGGTATCTGGTAGCTTTCGGAATGATTGGTGCTTCGCTGAGTGGGATCACCTTTATCTCCATCCCCGGCACCGTTGAAACCGACTCTTTTAGTTACTTCCAGGTCGTACTTGGATATACCGTTGGATACGCGGTGATTGGGCAGGCTTTACTTCCACTTTATTATAAGCTTAACCTTACCTCCATATATACTTACCTAGATACCCGATTTGGGAATGCTTCGTATAAAACAGGCGCTTCTTTTTTCCTGCTAAGCCGTGTTGTTGGTGCAAGTTTCAGGCTTTTCCTGGTGGCGAATGTGCTACAGCTTATCGTATTTGATGCTTTAGGTGTTCCATATTACATCACGGTTTCTATCACCATCCTGCTTATCTGGCTGTATACCTTTAAAAGTGGGATTAAGACCATCGTCTGGACAGATACCCTGCAAACCTTCTTTATGCTGCTAGCACTGGGGATTACCATCTATTTTATTTCTGAAGATCTCGGGTTCTCTGTAGCAAATCTTATGAATTATTTAGCAGAAAGTGAGCATTCCCAGATCTTCTTCTTCGACGATTGGAAAAGCAAAGATCACTTTGTAAAACAGTTCCTTTCCGGGGCGTTCATCGCTATCGTCATGACTGGTCTGGATCAGGATATGATGCAGAAAAACCTTACCTGCAGAAGCCTGAAAGATGCGCAGAAAAATATGTTCTGGTTTACCATTGTATTGGTTTTCGTAAACTTCCTGTTTCTGGCATTAGGAGTACTTTTAACCGATTATGCCGATCTTAATGGTATTACCGAAACGAAGGATGAATTATTTCCGGCGATAGCTGCCAGCGGTAATCTTGGTTTTGCCGTAGCAGTTTTCTTTATCCTGGGACTTATCGCTGCCGCCTATTCCAGTGCTGACAGCGCTCTTACTAGTCTGACAACATCCTTTAGTATCGATATCCTGGATATTGAAAAAAAATATGATGAGAAGAAACAGATTAGGATAAGAAAGCAAATTCATATTGCGATCTCCATATTATTAGTCCTGGTGATGCTTGCCTTTAAATATGCGATCGCTGATAAAAGTGTGATCAACAAATTGTTTCAGTTCGCTGGTTACACTTATGGGCCATTACTTGGTCTGTATGCGTTTGGACTTTTTACGAAGTGGCAGGTAAAAGATAAACTAGTGCCGCCAATTGCCATTCTTGCTCCGGTTCTTTCCTACATCATCAGCGTAAACAGTCTTACCTGGTTTGGATTCGAATTTGGATTCTTTATCCTGATTCTGAATGGTTTTCTAACTTTCTTAGGCTTAATATTGCTGAGAAGAAAGTAG